In Theileria parva strain Muguga chromosome 4 map unlocalized ctg_529, whole genome shotgun sequence, one DNA window encodes the following:
- the ddx27 gene encoding DEAD/DEAH box helicase family protein, with amino-acid sequence MDNNRDSDESSADDGELIVDAEEGFFDLFSEYHEKNVNKESNSVDKPNEDSNVTNHQIKPLNTDNKPKNNLLSNLNWSDFGLCRSILRAISEMGYQNPTIIQSKVIPLALEGKDLLVTAETGSGKTASFLIPTLQRLVVSGVLKQLTNEKQVQNSRFGTKALVILPTRELAAQCFNVFKLLSKYLSSKSILLTGGIPIKEQESRLRQFPESIICTPGRALDMLMNSSSINVENIEVVIMDEADKLLELGFRDECLQVLKYCNRNRQTMLFSATLTEETKELVSLSLVNPVYVKVDDPTKVSKTLEFEMLMIPKEEYREACALYLCTKYSKEKTILFFQTKRSAHRMFLIFNLLNMKCGELHGNLSQSKRFESVERFKNGEIDYLLASELAARGLDIPGIKTVINVDLPTDITRYIHRVGRTARMGSHGKAITLYVDDQRSQVKLFLKKTSDIGAPLSKNKKKVTSATLNKYKTKIGELEEKIKELLLEESIEKDIRMCDATIKTHSERDPEKILEKRKWFRSKKDKKMASKEEFEEANRKTQRMVDKEKKNEINKNKFKKIKRISKKKKRN; translated from the exons ATGGATAATAATCGAGATTCCGATGAATCTTCTGCAGATGATGGAGAACTTATAGTAGATGCAGAG gAAGGATTCTTTGACTTATTCTCAGAATATCATgaaaaaaatgttaataaagAGTCAAATTCGGTAGATAAACCAAATGAAGATTCGAACGTTACTAATCATCAAATTAAACCCCTAAATACTGACAATAAACCAAAAAATAACCTTTTATCTAACTTAAATTGGTCTGATTTTGGACTGTGTAGATCAATATTGagg gCAATATCGGAGATGGGATACCAAAATCCAACAATAATCCAATCAAAAGTCATACCTCTGGCTCTGGAAGGAAAGGATTTGTTAGTTACAGCTGAAACag GTTCTGGGAAAACAGCgtcatttttaattccTACACTGCAGAGATTAGTAGTTTCAGGAGTTTTAAAGCAACTTACG aaTGAAAAGCAAGTCCAAAACTCTAGGTTTGGTACTAAAGCACTGGTAATACTGCCTACAAGGGAACTTGCAGCACAGTGTTTTAACgttttcaaattattatccaaGTATCTAAGCTCAAAATCAATTTTG TTGACTGGAGGAATTCCAATAAAGGAACAAGAGAGCAGACTAAGACAATTCCCAGAAAGTATAATTTGTACGCCTGGAAGGGCTCTGGACATGTTAATGAATTCCAGT TCAATAAATGTGGAAAATATTGAGGTGGTTATAATGGACGAAGCAGATAAGCTTCTTGAATTGGGATTTAGAGATGAA TGCCTTCAAGTTTTAAAGTACTGTAACAGGAATCGCCAGACTATGCTGTTTAGTGCTACATTGACTGAAGAAACTAAGGAGTTAGTGAGCCTCTCACTGGTAAACCCAGTATACGTGAAGGTGGACGACCCGACAAAGGTCTCTAAAACACTCGAGTTCGAGATGTTAATGATCCCAAAAGAGGAGTACAGGGAAGCTTGTGCACTTTACTTATGTACAAAGTATTCCAAGGAGAAAACAATACTATTTTTCCag ACTAAAAGGTCAGCCCATCGCATGTTTCTCATTTTCAATCTCCTCAATATGAAATGTGGAGAACTACATGGGAATCTATCACAGTCAAAGAGATTTGAATCAGTTGAAAG atttaaaaatggtGAAATTGACTACTTACTGGCAAGTGAACTGGCTGCTAGAGGCTTGGATATACCGGGCATTAAAACAGTAATCAATGTAGATTTACCAACTGATATTACAAG GTACATACACAGAGTTGGTCGTACTGCTAGAATGGGATCCCATGGGAAGGCAATTACTCTTTATGTAGACGATCAGAGGTCACAAGTTAAACTCTTCCTTAAAAAAACATCCGACATCGGTGCCCCTTTATCAAAAAACAAGAAAAAAGTCACATCTGCAACACtaaataagtataaaactaaaatagGTGAGCTAGAAGAGAAGATTAAGGAACTTCTACTGGAAGAGAGCATAGAAAAGGATATTAGAATGTGTGACGCAACAATCAAAACTCATTCTGAAAGGGATCCAG agaAAATACTAGAGAAAAGAAAGTGGTTTAGATCGAAAAAGGACAAGAAGATGGCATCTAAGGAGGAGTTTGAGGAGGCGAATCGTAAAACACAAAGAATGGTTGATAAGGAAAAGAAGAATGAGATCAACAAAaacaagtttaaaaaaattaaaagaatATCTAAAAAGAAGAAAAGAAACTAG
- the trpS gene encoding tryptophan--tRNA ligase, which yields MHIKKIIYLFTLFSKLPFIYGLILPNKPLKGDVSFINSTNNSIFPSKHKHTHNNVTLSGIQPTGEIHIGNYIGCLSPCLNYQRTHNDLNVMIADNHAISGLKSNDNLKKYTRSTIALSIASGINPEKTRIFIQSQFPQILELNWILGSVVRTGKFHKIVQFRNRGINVSNENLATFLYPLLMASDIFAMNATHIIAGPDQKIHLTLARYIARKLNRHIDSNYFTVPQMVKGFTYKVKSLSNGTKKMSKSSESKFDTINMLDTDDDIYRKIKNAKTQTSEEAITPEIQNLLRLYSFFSNKAYPELLKSVDLSNFYDLKMNLASCIIDFLKPIKKKYYEIIDDDKLFEQILSKSNDQLSGKLNRRLKEIKRLFNLYTR from the exons ATGcatattaaaaaaattatttatttgtttacATTATTCTCCAAACTTCCATTTATTTATGGTTTAATTTTGCCAAACAAACCTTTAAAAGGGGATGTGTCATTTATAAATTCCACCAATAATTCTATTTTTCCAAGCAAACATAAACATACACACAACAATGTAACACTTTCTGGAATCCAG CCTACTGGTGAAATACACATTGGTAACTACATAGGGTGTTTAAGTCCTTGCTTGAATTACCAAAGAACTCATAATGATTTGAATGTTATGATCGCAGATAATCACGCAATATCAG GCCTAAAATCCAACGacaatttaaaaaaatatacaaGGAGTACCATCGCACTTTCCATCGCATCTGGGATTAACCCTGAGAAAACtagaatatttatacagAGCCAGTTCCCTCAGATCCTGGAACTTAACTGGATCCTGGGTTCCGTTGTGAGAACTG GAAAATTTCACAAAATCGTACAGTTTCGTAATCGAGGAATAAACGTCAGTAACGAAAATcttgcaacctttttgtACCCTTTACTG ATGGCTTCAGATATTTTTGCAATGAATGCCACTCATATAATTGCTGGTCCTGACCAAAAAATCCACCTAACTCTAGCTCGATATATCGCGAGAAAGCTAAACCGCCATATAGACTCAAATTACTTTACCGTGCCTCAAATGGTTAAAGGATTCACTTACAA GGTGAAATCGCTATCAAACGGGACTAAAAAGATGTCCAAGTCCTCAGAGTCAAAGTTTGACACAATTAATATGCTCGACACTGATGATGATATTTATCGGAAGATAAAAAACGCGAAGACTCAGACTTCTGAAG AGGCAATCACTCCTGAGATACAAAACCTACTTCGACTATACAGTTTCTTCTCCAATAAAGCTTACCCTGAACTTCTCAAAAGTGTTGATTTGTCAAACTTCTAtgatttgaaaatgaatttgGCATCCTGTATTatagattttttaaaaccCATTAAGAA gaaatattatgaaattattgACGATGATAAGCTTTTCGAGCAGATACTCTCCAAGTCTAATGACCAGCTTTCAGGAAAGCTGAACCGAAGACTTAAG GAGATTAAACGTCTTTTCAACCTCTATACTCGTTAA